The Lineus longissimus chromosome 2, tnLinLong1.2, whole genome shotgun sequence genome window below encodes:
- the LOC135483733 gene encoding uncharacterized protein LOC135483733 codes for MTHFPPRHYPDAVSPCEKMRDIFVDYSNMGGTEFYEDSSSWQSQKSRQVERLRAKTPSLPLIPPNEVPFPFRDICSDEIRAFRRQLHRDVDYGKRVEKINKSNRDKESFRIANSVDIEKELDSRGIDAFVRKYWKNRGKPSHRFLTVFELIKSKSFLKAKYFPRVNSQYCGGCLGYTPSSNGNDTGTVFYPSGPELTHLTVRNMSILQDSCKAGPVLHDEDLKSPLCGMLTSRCQGRDFLCLRSAHECMFYEVEREDDGIKLVEVAGGLTEERFSSVVPSPYIPGEALVATSERKVSLMNDQKSVSVIEYHAPRFTCNDPWLQAYYGTTPRSFVLTDRTSVQMADMRCSKSKSLDIFALPFSKVYTKERIMVSSPCAKTFYHLVATDYTLMLMDERFPQVPVMLWRPSVRTPPQYLQFIPNITQDQQEDLIIVGCQDARDVLCYPVTLGNSERPLPHGLGPPWRLSCIDDFAQFPGVRGCGANTVALDHRLTKTSIIGVRGIPFNNLEGFTALQLSACGDLFYQNYRPGHPGDERTCGAGPGSIDIKLAPEVRTSCQQWSSQLQELNDRTAETRTENIPHREIDVTDMFTAINKNAYPHLGCFLCTQAASKRPEADVMVTEDDYCLACGLDLKITKPLQDYSEKGNASLMNMREFDQKLYDSVVGLDVEKFTDPYSQLLLKQWNEDDEIQDHLKERDKLTVELKKNRMEEKKRQKLAENKNAEFKLPLSPLASRQLASPRSVASRVSGTPESCGSIASHVSGAPVNPGSVASHVSRTSVSRGLASRASRTPGSDSISSNRSVRSNGSSQKSYASGTQRKKRIGTFQRMSFQLENSMKGLLEYDKSPKRKQERIAGFDSLQQSPRRCRRSRSSDAVSVMSNMSLSSSNFVGTAQGIESSIKRIIDYESDAGDECSAKNRDIQNWVSAIDASSSFDSSQKGATIIQSGQTTSRHILGDEFVSPACGTLKLDHSPPAGDPSHKDRHDEFCKVGESFDNLSIGSAMLSSLAESDIHESISQPRTLCDQPSENINDPMDSVDPDMLTFSQATEMNMFSQSSSTSVKTTPKSANKGKKKALISGF; via the exons ATGACGCATTTCCCTCCTCGCCATTATCCAGACGCTGTGTCACCGTGTGAAAAGATGCGTGACATATTCGTTGATTACAGCAATATGGGCGGCACCGAATTTTATGAAGATTCGTCATCATGGCAAAGCCAAAAGTCGCGTCAGGTTGAGAGGCTTCGTGCAAAGACACCATCACTGCCCCTTATCCCACCAAATGAGG TTCCTTTCCCCTTTCGTGACATTTGTAGTGATGAGATCCGAGCATTCAGAAGACAGCTACACAGAGATGTTGATTATGGCAAGAGGGTCGAAAAGATTAATAAG AGCAATCGTGATAAAGAGTCCTTTCGCATTGCAAATTCAGTTGATATTGAGAAAGAACTGGATTCTCGTGGTATTGATGCTTTCGTTAGGAAGTATTGGAAGAACAGAGGAAAACCTAGTCATCGATTCTTGACAGTATTTGAGCTGATCAAATCGAAGTCGTTCTTAAAGGCCAAGTATTTTCCA CGAGTGAATTCTCAATATTGTGGTGGCTGTTTAGGGTATACCCCTTCAAGCAATGGAAATGACACTGGGACAGTATTCTATCCATCCGGGCCAGAACTAACGCATTTAA CTGTTAGAAATATGTCGATCCTTCAAGATTCCTGCAAAGCGGGCCCTGTTTTACATGATGAGGATCTGAAGTCTCCATTGTGTGGAATGCTAACTTCACGGTGCCAGGGAAGAG ATTTCCTTTGTTTACGTAGTGCTCATGAGTGCATGTTTTACGAAGTTGAACGTGAGGATGATGGAATCAAACTCGTAGAAGTTGCTGGTGGCTTGACGGAGGAACGCTTCTCATCAGTTGTCCCAAG CCCATACATACCTGGTGAAGCCCTTGTTGCCACAAGTGAAAGAAAAGTGTCCCTGATGAATGACCAGAAGAG CGTATCTGTGATAGAATACCATGCTCCTCGGTTCACATGCAATGATCCTTGGTTACAAGCTTACTACGGGACAACACCAAGGTCATTTGTTCTTACGGATAGGACGTCAGTCCAGATGGCTGACATGAGG TGCTCAAAGTCTAAGAGTTTGGACATATTTGCTCTGCCGTTCTCCAAAGTGTACACCAAGGAGAGAATAATGGTATCATCTCCCTGTGCGAAGACATTCTACCATTTAGTTGCCACCGACTACACTCTGATGCTGATGGACGAACGCTTCCCACAAGTACCG GTGATGTTGTGGCGCCCAAGTGTTCGCACGCCCCCACAGTATTTACAATTTATCCCGAACATCACTCAAGACCAACAAGAAGACCTCATCATCGTGGGTTGCCAGGATGCGAGAGATGTGCTCTGTTATCCTGTCACCCTCGGTAATAGTGAGCGACCCCTGCCACATGGACTCGGTCCACCCTGGAGACTCTCTTGCATAGA TGATTTCGCCCAGTTTCCTGGTGTTCGTGGATGTGGTGCAAACACTGTTGCCCTTGATCACCGACTAACTAAGACGTCAATCATAGGAGTGCGTGGGATACCTTTCAATAATCTAGAGGGCTTCACCGCATTACAG TTATCTGCTTGTGGAGACCTGTTCTATCAGAACTACCGCCCTGGCCATCCAGGTGATGAACGCACGTGTGGTGCAGGCCCTGGTAGTATTGACATCAAGTTGGCTCCGGAGGTGCGGACCTCTTGTCAGCAGTGGTCATCCCAGCTCCAAGAACTTAATGACAGGACTGCGGAGACACGAACTGAGAATATTCCACATAGAGAAATTGATGTCACAGATATGTTTACAG CCATCAACAAGAACGCCTATCCCCACCTCGGTTGTTTTCTGTGTACCCAGGCAGCAAGTAAAAGACCAGAAGCTGATGTTATGGTTACTGAAGATGACTACTGTTTGGCCTGTGGGCTAGACTTAAAGATCACCAAACCATTGCAGGATTATTCTGAAAAG GGCAATGCTAGTCTGATGAACATGAGGGAATTCGATCAGAAGCTATATGACAGTGTTGTTGGCTTGGATGTGGAAAAGTTTACCGATCCGTACAGTCAGCTGCTGCTCAAGCAGTGGAACGAAGATGATGAGATACAGGATCATCTCAAAGAAAGG GACAAACTGACAGTGGAATTGAAGAAGAACAGAATGGAAGAAAAAAAGCGACAAAAACTGGCTGAAAATAAAAATGCGGAATTTAAACTCCCACTAAGCCCTCTTGCATCCCGTCAACTTGCATCTCCCAGAAGTGTGGCCAGTCGTGTATCAGGGACTCCAGAATCATGTGGAAGTATAGCCAGTCATGTCTCCGGGGCCCCTGTAAATCCAGGAAGTGTAGCAAGTCATGTTTCAAGGACTTCTGTCTCTCGGGGACTAGCTAGTCGTGCTTCTAGAACTCCTGGTTCAGATTCCATAAGCAGTAATCGGAGTGTGCGTAGTAACGGGAGTAGTCAAAAGTCCTATGCCAGTGGCACACAACGGAAAAAGAGGATTGGAACATTCCAGAGGATGAGTTTTCAGTTAGAGAACAGTATGAAGGGTTTGTTAGAGTACGACAAATCTCCGAAGAGGAAACAGGAACGAATCGCCGGGTTTGATTCTTTGCAACAATCTCCACGTCGCTGTAGGAGATCACGGTCATCTGACGCTGTGTCAGTGATGAGTAATATGTCATTGTCGTCTTCGAATTTCGTTGGAACGGCTCAGGGGATTGAGAGCAGTATCAAACGTATCATTGATTATGAGTCGGACGCTGGAGATGAATGCTCAGCTAAGAATCGTGACATTCAAAACTGGGTGTCTGCTATTGATGCCAGCAGTAGTTTTGATTCGAGTCAAAAGGGGGCGACAATTATTCAGTCTGGACAGACCACCTCAAGGCATATCCTAGGGGATGAATTTGTATCACCTGCATGTGGGACACTCAAGTTAGATCATTCACCTCCGGCAGGAGACCCTTCTCATAAAGACAGGCATGACGAGTTTTGCAAAGTTGGGGAGTCATTTGACAACTTGAGCATTGGTTCTGCAATGCTTTCCTCACTAGCGGAATCGGACATACATGAAAGTATTTCCCAGCCACGAACGTTATGTGACCAACCATCGGAAAATATTAACGACCCGATGGATTCCGTTGATCCTGATATGTTGACATTCAGTCAGGCCACTGAGATGAACATGTTCTCACAGTCCTCCAGTACATCCGTAAAAACGACGCCAAAATCTGCtaataaaggaaagaaaaaagcTCTTATTTCTGGATTCTGA